Proteins from one Sarcophilus harrisii chromosome 2, mSarHar1.11, whole genome shotgun sequence genomic window:
- the LOC100934231 gene encoding E3 ubiquitin-protein ligase RNF181 — protein MENFPEEMDEEQYWQNELLHLARTLFNGMGIELPTGELFSWENRLPPPAARRAVENLPKSTITGAQADAGVKCPVCLLEFEEEQTALEMPCEHLFHSDCIVPWLGKTNSCPLCRYELPTDNEDYEDYRREKSGKDPEMCLDPAERRERLLSDQNAFARANKALALKQPWADLDGNIRCRLFLGLIITALMLPLLKWIIVATTERPVNLHNPAAWHQGATAKGWGFDPRPGD, from the exons GACACTTTTCAATGGGATGGGCATTGAGCTGCCAACAGGTGAGCTCTTTAGCTGGGAAAACCGACTTCCTCCCCCTGCTGCCAGGAGAGCCGTGGAGAACCTGCCAAAATCCACCATCACAGGGGCCCAGGCTG ATGCAGGTGTCAAATGCCCTGTATGTCTTCTGGAGTTTGAGGAGGAGCAGACTGCCCTGGAGATGCCCTGTGAGCATCTATTTCATTCAGACTGCATCGTGCCCTGGCTAGGCAAG ACCAACAGTTGCCCTCTGTGCAGATATGAGCTGCCTACAGACAATGAGGACTATGAAGATTACAGGAGAGAAAAG TCAGGGAAGGATCCAGAGATGTGCCTGGATCCTGCTGAAAGGAGGGAACGTCTCCTCTCAGACCAG AATGCTTTTGCTAGGGCCAACAAGGCCCTGGCCCTGAAACAGCCTTGGGCAGACTTGGATGGCAACATCCGATGCCGCCTCTTCTTGGGTCTGATCATCACGGCCTTAATGCTGCCCCTCTTGAAGTGGATTATTGTGGCTACCACGGAGCGTCCTGTGAATCTTCATAACCCGGCAGCGTGGCATCAGGGGGCCACGGCCAAAGGTTGGGGCTTCGATCCAAGACCAGGAGACTAA